A stretch of DNA from Flavobacteriaceae bacterium MAR_2009_75:
CAAATGAACTCAACATGCAAAAAGATATGGTCGTGGCCGCCATGGAAATGCTCGATACCCTAGGTTTCAAAAATGTGAGGGATATGGGCGAAAGACGAAATTTCGGACTCAATATTCATGAAATGGGAACGGCCAGAATGGGGCGAGACCCAAAGACTTCGGTTTTGAATGGTAACAATCAGGTTTGGGGCACACCTAATCTTTATGTAACTGATGGCGCATGTATGACCTCAAGCGCCTGTCAAAATCCGTCGTTGACATATATGGCATTAACGGCCAGGGCAGTTGACCACGCCGTGAAAGAACTGAACAAACAAAACCTGTAAGAAATGAAAAGAAAAGATTTTTTGAGATTATCAGGTTCGTTGGCCGTGGGTACGGTAACTACGGCCCCCGCTTTGTTGATATCGGGTTGTGAACCAACACCTCCCGCGGAACGTGAAAATATCACCGAGAAAGATATACCGTTACTTAATGAAGTTGCCGAAACCATTTTACCGGCTACCCAAGATGTACCGGGTGCAAAAGCGGCAAACACAGGTGATTATATTTTTATGATGTATACCGATATGCTTAAGGATGATGACCGGGCTCTTTTGCTAACGGGTATCAATAAGCTGGATGCCGATGCTTTTGAATTGTTCAAAAACGATTTTATCAATTTGGAAAAGGAAAGGAAAATCTTCTTGCTGCGAAACTACCATAACGAGGCTTTTGCCTATGGACAGCAAAAGGCGGCCGGATTGCCCACCGACAAGCATTTTTATGGGCTGCTTAGAAGCTTGACTTTATCTGGGTATTTTAGTTCTGAGATTGGTTCGACCAAAGCCCGAATCTATAACCCGGTTCCTGGGGGTTTCAAAGGCTGTATTCCCTTAAAGCCGGGGCAGAAACCGTTGGGGTAATTTTTTGAAGAATATTATTTAAAATTAAAAAAGCCGAGACGAACGTCTTGGCTTTTTTTTACTCGAGATGGAACTTGAACTCATACGGCCATAACAGCCATAACGGCCATTGGATTTTTAAATCCAACGTGTCTAACACTTCCAACACTCCAGAGCCTGCACTGCTAACGCATACTATAGAAAAACGCCGGCAAGAGGTGTTAGTTTAGGGCATTAAATAGTATCCGTCCACTTAGAGGCCATTCCTTATTTAAGCCAATAATAAAAGTTTTATGGTCAAATATAGCTTCCCCCATTAATTAGATTGCGTGGTGTAATAAAATTGTTGTCTCTAAAATTGATGTGATTTATAA
This window harbors:
- a CDS encoding gluconate 2-dehydrogenase subunit 3-like protein produces the protein MKRKDFLRLSGSLAVGTVTTAPALLISGCEPTPPAERENITEKDIPLLNEVAETILPATQDVPGAKAANTGDYIFMMYTDMLKDDDRALLLTGINKLDADAFELFKNDFINLEKERKIFLLRNYHNEAFAYGQQKAAGLPTDKHFYGLLRSLTLSGYFSSEIGSTKARIYNPVPGGFKGCIPLKPGQKPLG